In one Bartonella grahamii subsp. shimonis genomic region, the following are encoded:
- a CDS encoding MFS transporter, which translates to MQIDGAIKNRLLVLLLGNGVVSFGGWIDYIVILTVSVFTLKADQYDVAFIGAATLLPGIVLSKPIGMLVSHHYMIHWLRASLLLRALCTVGLLLATSLQGFIVLAVIRATFNSVAMPAISVLSANSVPENERSRYYSVLNMINSMAKMIGPALGSALSAFLSDTYTLLFSGFLTFLGFMVFCCIGAQPVSSLRIKKANTMKLQQRLYGTTWYAYVAVIFIYFAMIFMVNNQLPVILNALKMNKQALGMLVSASAIGNFLYGFWSVKKSKHKPFTGKMSELLMPAMSTMVCFVLISVCFFYLDLLHIEALLFCFFLIGMVSAYFSISSNVYLVTHFNEWIGLASGWVQSVQNLAMLVAPFVGAFVLDHTSSGKLFLLSGLSGLFCLLGIRILVNRSLSIVRSQ; encoded by the coding sequence ATGCAAATAGACGGGGCAATAAAAAATCGCTTGTTGGTGCTTTTGCTGGGGAATGGCGTGGTTTCATTTGGGGGATGGATTGATTATATCGTGATTTTGACCGTATCTGTGTTCACTTTGAAAGCTGATCAATATGATGTCGCTTTTATTGGAGCGGCAACGTTATTACCTGGTATTGTTCTTTCTAAGCCAATTGGAATGTTAGTAAGTCATCATTATATGATCCATTGGTTGCGGGCGTCACTGCTGTTACGGGCGCTATGTACTGTCGGTTTATTGCTGGCAACGAGTCTGCAAGGATTTATTGTATTGGCAGTCATTCGAGCGACATTCAATAGTGTAGCCATGCCAGCAATTTCTGTTCTCAGTGCAAATTCTGTACCTGAAAACGAACGGAGCCGTTACTATTCTGTGCTTAATATGATCAATAGCATGGCGAAGATGATAGGACCTGCTTTGGGGAGTGCTCTCTCTGCATTTTTGTCAGATACCTATACTTTATTGTTTTCTGGATTTTTGACATTTCTAGGCTTTATGGTGTTTTGTTGTATTGGTGCACAACCTGTTTCGTCGCTAAGAATAAAAAAAGCGAATACCATGAAATTACAGCAGAGACTTTATGGAACAACTTGGTATGCCTATGTGGCTGTGATATTCATTTATTTTGCAATGATCTTTATGGTGAATAATCAGTTGCCTGTCATCCTTAATGCACTGAAAATGAATAAACAGGCTCTTGGGATGTTGGTATCCGCTTCGGCAATTGGTAATTTTCTATATGGGTTTTGGAGTGTGAAAAAATCAAAGCATAAACCATTTACGGGAAAGATGTCGGAGTTGTTAATGCCCGCAATGTCAACGATGGTTTGTTTTGTACTGATCTCAGTGTGCTTTTTTTACTTGGATTTACTCCATATTGAGGCTTTGTTATTCTGTTTTTTCCTCATTGGAATGGTGAGTGCTTACTTTTCCATATCTTCTAACGTTTATCTGGTAACCCATTTCAATGAATGGATTGGGTTGGCTTCTGGATGGGTACAGTCTGTACAAAATTTAGCTATGTTGGTAGCGCCGTTTGTTGGAGCGTTTGTTTTAGATCACACTTCTTCGGGTAAGTTATTCCTTCTTTCTGGATTGAGTGGATTATTCTGTTTATTGGGTATCAGGATATTGGTGAACCGTTCTTTGTCAATTGTTCGTTCTCAATGA